Genomic DNA from Nomascus leucogenys isolate Asia chromosome 10, Asia_NLE_v1, whole genome shotgun sequence:
TCACAGATCGATACCCAGATAATCTGAAACATCTCTATTTAGCTGAAGAGGAAAGACTTAGGAAGCAAACAAGAAAAGTCGACCATCCTTTGTCAGAACAAGTTCACCAGCCTTTGCTTGAAGAACAGTGTAGCATTGACCAGGCTTTATTTGAAGATCAGTGTAGCTTTGACCAGCCTCAGCCCGAAGAACAATGTATTAAAACAGCAAAgtatgtattttcttcatttgaaatcctttaagtgtctttttatttaaaagtactaTAGGATAATTTATATAGGAATTggattttttgttatttaatacattttagaagTCACAGTTTAATTAGGGAAACATTTTCATGGAGGCTCTATTTTTAGCTTCAATAACTGAATTAGGCTGGTTTAGCTTAATTGACAAAGTAACGTAATGGGAATTAAGAGCTCTGGAATTTGGGTTTCTTCCTCTCAAGTACAGGTGGTAACTTGATTGGACCATatgttatgaatatatttttgaaaaataacttctgAGAGGTGTTATAATTTTAGTCATTAACAGTATGGGTTCTAGAGCCAGACTCAACATGTTAGTGTCCCAGTGACCTCttatttaaaatgggaaaaataacacTATGTCCTCTTTAAATTGGGGAAGATAATACTGTAATGAATATATACTTCAGAGCTGCCATGTTGCACAGCTCCAGAATGGATTACTCACATAAACTCAGGTGTTCCTAAGGTGTTTCATGACATTATTGTGAAGACTCAGTGAGTTAATGTATATGAGGATCTTAAAGGGTATATATGGTACGTGGTTAGTGCTCTTGAGCGTTAGCTACTACTATTAATCTGGATTTTCTGCAGAGGACCAGAAATGGGTTGCAATTGCAAATGCACAGCTCCGTGACGCTTTGGTTTTATAAGAGTTAACTTATAAAAAACTATCGCTGCATACTTCAAGGTAAAAAACAATGCTAAAATCTAAAATTGCAAGAAGCTGGGTATTGGGAGCATAATTTTTTACTTCATTGAAACCATATCTTTTAAAGTCGTGAGCTATTTGCGCTAAAAATAACAGGAAATGGGACCATGGGGGGGAAAATGTAATTGGGGATGAAGGCAGAGACACAAAAAGTTTACTTTTGGTAGGCTTGATCATTATATTGTTAAATAATCAGTATAAAGTTCAGGGAAAAGATTAGCACTAGAAATGTAGATTTGAGTTATTCTCTGATAATTGAAGTAAGGAAGTTTAAATCATGAGGAAGGTAAAACATGCTTTTAAAGATTACGGTTTATTTTGGGGTGGAAACAGGGAAAATGTTGTCATTGAAGAAGTTAAGCTTTTCACGACTGGAGAAAGAGAGATACAGTGACAGCTCTGCCACAGAGAAAAGTTGTGTAGGGATTAGTCAGCTATCAAATATTGTGGTCCCCCGTTATCTGTTTGGAAGATGTtctaagacccccagtggatgccatGAAACTGCAAATGGTACCAAACCCAgtttctgtcgattggaatatATTTCTGTTGATGTCTTTTACTTGGGaatttaatgccttttccatcttaaatCATGTACTGTGGccataacttttgcagtttgaagtgtgacagcaaaactagcatgaatttctttttccttcacaaTTTGATgtatagaacatttctttttaaccatagatcttagcaacttcaacatatgatttttttctttccttattaagtcaagaacttttaccttttcacttaaagcaAACACTCAGAGTGGTgtacaaattaaaacatatgaattgtttatttctggaatttttcaatttaatatttttggacctcTGTTGACTGCAGGCAACTGAAACCGTGGAACAAggaaaccatggataaggggtGTGCTACTCTACTATAAAGTTGAAGGTGGATAGGACTGAGAACAGGTCTCTGGATTTGTGGACTAGGCAGTTATATTGTAGTTATATAGTGAAAAGTTGAATGACAGAGGAAAGTTATTACTGAATCAAGGATActgaggaaatgaatggaattccAAGTAGTTGGATTAGCCTTGGCAAAAAGGACATCTTCAGAGAGATGAGAAGTACTTAAAGATAGAACAGTTCAAAATGGTGTCTAGGTCCAAGATATGGTGATTCATGACTAAGTAGGTAAAATGGAATAGAGAGGAGGGGCTCAGAACTTTGAGATTAAAGttgatatatacacataattttcTTAACACCCTTAAACAACAAGTTTAATCCTTTTTTCAGTCTGGCATTTCTGTCATTCATATACTGGTTTCattacttttaagttttttttttttttttttttaacattttaggatttttcatagctttctatattttttcctagTTGAAATATTTCTCTAAGAATCCTCATTTGTGCCTTTTATTTAATGTATACTCTTAAAAGCTACAACTGTGTTTTTAATACCTTTTCAGACATTTTACTAAAAAAGTCCTGTTTCTTCATCCCCCAATTAAAAGCTCCTTTAcaattccaaagaaaaataaaaagaaaacatcaaatcaAAAAGCACAAGAAGAATATGAACAGGTACAAGCTAAACGTGCTGCTAAGAAACAAGTAagttctactttaaaaatatttagtacagtttttcttatttatcctaaatatgtatactATACCTGTTGTGCTTCTTGGTGCTGGGCACACAGTATTCTCtctaactatttgttgaatgaatgagtagtcTGAGCAAAGGTAGAGGATTGCATCTTATTCCAATTCCTTGCTTGTATTATCTCAAGCAATGCTAGTAGGTCAAAAATAGGATTTTGAACACATTGTTTATAGGTCAATATTGTGAACATCTGGGACAAAGTTTCTCTGAGTGTGGTCCAGGAACTTGCACTTGTTAAGCACCTCAAAAGATTTTTATGCATAATAAaacttgagaaccactgacctaagAAAAATATAGATGATTTTCATAACATTACATTGaagaaagtaaaagcaaaagGGGAGGTGttagaataaaatacttttttactaTAAAGAGGTGTTCttgcctgtaaaaaaaaaaaaaaaaaactactatttTAGCTTAGCAAAAGTTAGCACTCTATTATTTAGAAAACCAGAATTGTAGACCAGAATTAGACTTTTTTCAAATGAATACAGAATTACCCATAGTCTCAACAAAATTGTCATTTTGTTGCAACTGTGGTAGTTCTTGTTTTTGCATTGAAGTTTTATTAATCTGTAGCTTTAAAAAGTATAACGTGTCAGTTAAAAATACCCTAAAGATGATATgtaattttgcttgtttttgctttAGAATATCTGTAATTAAGAATTCTTAACatctaaaatgttttcattgttgttaaGCTGGTGGCAGAttaggagaaagcaggaaaatttCTTCATGGGAATAGTGGACCAGTATTAACTAGCACAGCTTTATGCTGTTTCCAACCATCTGTCACCTTTGGAAATAGTATTATCAGATGAAGCGCAGTAATGACCATTATGCTGTAAAACATTTaatgtccttttaaaattttctttatatagagCTGGGGCTTTGTGATCATGAAAATTCTGTTATACCATGTGTCGTTATAATGTGAAGGCAAAGAGGGTACTTTGCTTCAATTAGGAGAAAGTGCACATCTTGCAAAATAGAAGAGACAAACCTTAGAGTGTTTGCTTAGTAATAGCTATTTCAAAACAATTTCTGAACTGTATCTACTGTTTGTTGCTAATGAAAGTTACATATGTTAATAATTTTAGGAATTCGAGAGGAGaaaacaggagagagaagaagccCAAAGGCagtacaaaaagaagaaaatggaagtgtttaaaatattgaacaaaaaGACTAAAAAGGGCCAACCAAACTTGAATGTACAAATGGAGTAccttcttcaaaaaatacaagaaaaatgttaaacattttgttCCTACAGGTTAAAATATCTGCTGCCTATTAGGTTCTTCTGTGACAAGTGCCTCCCAGCAGTGAACTAAATTTGTCGACATAAACTGGATTGCTAAACTATGCTTAATATAAGatgttcacatatttttattatggtaaaaaattttctaaatatgttctacatatgtttcttatttatttgcctCTGAAGGAAGGTTGGCCTGAAGAACTGAAAGAACCTCTTACTTGCAAGATAGGCCCAAGCATGTAATACTTTTGTGCCATATGagatttatatagaaataaatttttttaaaaaataaggaatcaGAGCTATCAATGAAGCGTTTCAATGAAATGTTTCAATTTAGTAAACAgttatgttgttttaaaatttattttaatgatgagGGTGGCAAAGACTCCCCttggactttttatttattttaagtacaTGTTACAGGGTGATGGGTGCTGAAATAAACTGCCCTCACCACATAACAAAGCGACCTTGATAAAGCAGTGAACTCAAAAGtcttatatttataaacattccCTTAAATGGAAGTACATGGCTTGTTAGTCTAAGGTCTTTTAAATAATGCTGGAGACCCCACAGTGTCACAGCAAGAATTAAGCTTTCCAGTTCCTATGGACCCTATACTTTAAGAACATTATCTCTGTCTCCCTTGTTGGTACCCTTGTGAACTGAGATAAGCTACTGGGATAACTGCTTCTCATGCTTTGCAAATTGCAGAAGAATGAGAAAGGCTTaactatatatatagtcattGTAAGCAAAAAGGGCTGACCAATAATACTTGCCAaatattgaataataaaattttataaatgatagCAAATACAGTCTGAAATTGCATTAAGATTTTAGGGAGCTCTTTCAGTCTACTAATTTATTCTGCATTTCAAGATCAGTAGAAAGTGCTTAGATAACACTGAACTTAATCTTCATTGCATAGAAAAGCAATGCTTTAGAAATTTGCATTGCCCTATATTGCATTTAAAATAAGCAGCCCAGAAAGCCTAAATTTGGCTGCATTGGTGAAGACAGCACATCATGATGCAGGATAAATTATTTCAGtaaattgctttataatttttgtgcATTTTCACTTCTAGACACTTAATCATAACAAAACATGGAAGGAGATCTAGTCCTTTTGAGAGACAAGTGAAAGTCAAGTTATATTCATTTTAACAACTTTGTTAAACAGCTACTTTATGCAAGGCTTATATTAAGGAGTTACTCTTTAAAATTCCAAAGTTCTTGTAGAGGAATAAGTGCCAAGTAATGATAtaataggggaaaaagtaatcaGTGACAATCAGATAAAGCAAAAGGTTCAGATTTTAGTGTATCAATGAAGCACCCAagaagcttttccttttttgttttcttattttggtgGTGGACAGTctcccgcccaggctggagtgcagtggtgtgatcatggctcactgcagcctcggactcttggcctcaagtgatcctactcagcctcacgagtagctgggactacatgtgcgtgCCAACACCTGGCtaacattttctgtagagatgaggtcttgccatgttcaGCCTTGcctgggctggttttgaactggcCTCAGGGATCCTCTTGGCTCAACCTTGGCCatacaaagtgctgagattataggtgtgagccactgagcctggcctataGGCTTCTTAAGAGGCATGTTTGAGGACCCTACGCTAAGGGATTTGGATGCTGTAGATGGGCTTAGTAATGGATGTTTTAACAGGCAACCCCAGTGATTCTGCTGTGGTTGCTCCTCgccacactttaaaaatgttggaCCAGGGCCTCAGAGAAGAAAGAGGTTTTGTTTGGTTTAAGAAATTAGAGAAAGTTTCATGTGTGCAATAGCATTTGAGGAAAGCCTTCAAGGTTAAAAAGATTAGAAGTGAAATAGCATGAGGGAAGTTACAAAGGGAAGCAAGCTTggtattatttaaatatctaataaataGTTAGAATATATTATTATTGATGGAGGTAATACTTCCTATCAGTTCCCTATTGTTTCCTTCCATGTGGAGAAGACACCATCATCCAAACACTCATGCTATCTTTACTTCTTGTCCCACTTGTTCCACCTAGGGGAGGTAAAGTAATAAATGATGTCTGGGAGGAGGACCTGGGCTGTCAGCAGAGTGCATGTACTCTTAATTGCTATTCTAATACTATAAGTGAAGAACAGGCTACATTGATAAATGTTAGAAGGGggatggatattttttaaaatatatctagaaaTTTGTGCTGTATGGGTTAGtacatcaagaaataaaataggaataaaatttgAAGGAGCACAACATAGAGAGGCTTAATTGTGGCCATAGCTAATGGTTTCTGGTTTCAGACCTTAATGTATACGAGAGCCTTGATCTTGGTAGTTTGTAGAGGCTTCTATTAGGGCTATTAATTTGATTTTGTAAGTGTGAAGTAGGCTTTTAGTTGCAGTTTTGGCAAGAGGCTTTAAGACTTAAGGCACATGGGATTTTGACCTAAAAGTTTAGGGTATCTTTGTCCAGAGAAATTGGTAATTTCTATGGAGACAACATGCAATACTGGGCTTTAAGCACATATGTGCAGACCTCAATGAAGCAGAGTTTGAGTGAGGGTGATGGAGACACATTGGCTTCAGCAAAGACAAAGTGGAAGAGGGGCTCACCCAAATGCTGGCCTCATGGAtgtcctcaccagatgccagcccaAGGTGAGGCTTAGCAAGCTACTGTAGTGCTGGCATCAACAAAGGCACTGGCATGTGCAAGTGGTCTCATGCAGGCTACTGCAGCTTGACTGTGGCCTACATTAAATATGCATGTGTGAGCAGCAAAGGCCTCATCAGATGCTGCTAAGTCGACACCAGAAAACAGTTTTATTCGCGGCAAGGATTTAATGATATAAGAAGAAATATTCATAGCTATGCTAGATGTTAATGACTGTATCAGTATTTGctacttttaaacttaaagaCAGATGTGCCTTGGTTGCAATATAAAGTTCTAGAAAAGCTCAAGGTCTAAATTGTTCTGAGAGTCATTGAAATGCTgtgtaaaagagaaaattttgaatcTGAAGATATTTGAACATACTGGGAAAAGATCAGGTCTCCTTTGACTTGGTGATTGGGACTGGACCACTCCAAATTCTATACTTGGTTAGATAGCATCAGTGTTTCAGATGTCACTTTCTGAAAGGGAAGATACAGGGTGCCATGCTAAATACATGGTGAAAAGTTTAACTTCTTGCTGACAAATTTCTTCCAACTTAGTTTAAGTGTGCAGCTCATGTGACTGGCATTCTGATGAGGCTAAAGCCATCACTGGTTATCCTCCTTCCTACTGATTCATGAGTTCCTGCCATAGAGTTTCTGCTACATGTAGTCTTTGGCAATAAATACTACTGAGTTCTGGGAGCATAATTTTGTACAGGATAACTGCCTTTTAAATTTGGTGGATATAAGGCAAGTATTGTAATTATCTTGGGTGTTTTATTAACTCTCCAGACCTTTTGTAAGTTGAGGCACACCATAGAGTTGTTGAATTAATTTAACTTCTGAAGTGCCAAATGAATGTGTTGTATCCATATCCAAAAAGAGACAGCCAGGCTGCAGCTGCTGAAGGAATCCTGAGAGGCATTAAGAACATTTCTGCCTGTGAGTGAATCCAATAAGAAACTGGGAAGggctttaattttattaaacttttaccTTATTACAGTGAGAGAATTTGATTCTGGGTTTTGATTATTTTGGTCTTTGGATATTAACTTGAAAGGTAACTTAATATGTAGACTTAATTTTTTCCCCAGGAGTTTGATAAGAGGAAAGATTTATACTGAAAGGTGGGACATCTGCATTTTGCTGGCAGATTAACATGGGGTGCTCTTTTTGCATTTGGGTAATTCCCATTGAGAACACTTGATTGAATCACCCATTGAGCTGATAGGCCTGTGGTG
This window encodes:
- the CCDC59 gene encoding thyroid transcription factor 1-associated protein 26 isoform X1, with product MAPVRRSAKWRPVGIGARGEGVSTVGYRNKNVKQKTWRPNHPQAFVGSVREGQGFAFRRKLRIQQSYKKLLRKENKAQTSLESQFTDRYPDNLKHLYLAEEERLRKQTRKVDHPLSEQVHQPLLEEQCSIDQALFEDQCSFDQPQPEEQCIKTANSFTIPKKNKKKTSNQKAQEEYEQVQAKRAAKKQEFERRKQEREEAQRQYKKKKMEVFKILNKKTKKGQPNLNVQMEYLLQKIQEKC
- the CCDC59 gene encoding thyroid transcription factor 1-associated protein 26 isoform X2 → MIFLNVGQGFAFRRKLRIQQSYKKLLRKENKAQTSLESQFTDRYPDNLKHLYLAEEERLRKQTRKVDHPLSEQVHQPLLEEQCSIDQALFEDQCSFDQPQPEEQCIKTANSFTIPKKNKKKTSNQKAQEEYEQVQAKRAAKKQEFERRKQEREEAQRQYKKKKMEVFKILNKKTKKGQPNLNVQMEYLLQKIQEKC